Proteins from a single region of Rhodospirillales bacterium:
- a CDS encoding Glu/Leu/Phe/Val dehydrogenase, translating to MSVFSHRDFDDHEEVVFVSKPAAGLRAIIAVHNTNRGPSLGGCRMWPYASDEEALHDVLRLSRGMTYKSAVANLDIGGGKSVIIGNPRTEKTEVLLRAMAHAIDGLGGRYIAAEDSGTSVADMKLMAEETAHVAGILDRQAADGGIRDGDPSPATALGTFVGLGAAVRHGLGRNDLEGLRIAIQGVGSVGFRLARLLHQAGAKLWVTDIYRDQLTRAVDAFGATAVAPDEIYGLDVDVFAPCAMGAVLNDLTIPHLRARIVAGAANNQLSEARHGTDLMERDILYAPDYVINAGGIIDVWYERRGQFDRDVIARHIEGIGGTLSEIFTRAHIDGLPTNIVADQVAEERFRKAGAMPAAGPGRAAAA from the coding sequence ATGTCCGTTTTCAGCCACCGGGACTTCGACGATCATGAAGAGGTTGTGTTCGTTTCCAAGCCGGCGGCCGGCCTGCGGGCCATTATCGCGGTCCATAATACCAATCGCGGGCCTTCGCTCGGCGGCTGCCGGATGTGGCCATATGCCTCGGACGAGGAAGCTCTGCACGACGTTCTCCGCCTGTCCCGCGGCATGACCTACAAGTCCGCGGTTGCCAATCTCGACATCGGCGGGGGAAAGTCGGTGATCATCGGCAATCCGCGCACCGAGAAAACTGAGGTTTTGCTGCGCGCGATGGCCCACGCCATCGACGGACTCGGCGGCCGTTACATCGCCGCCGAGGATTCCGGAACCTCCGTCGCCGACATGAAGCTGATGGCCGAGGAGACCGCGCATGTCGCCGGTATTCTTGACCGGCAGGCGGCGGACGGCGGTATCCGCGATGGCGATCCCTCGCCCGCAACCGCTCTCGGCACCTTCGTCGGTCTGGGCGCTGCCGTCCGACACGGCCTCGGCCGAAACGATCTCGAAGGGTTGCGCATCGCCATCCAGGGCGTCGGTAGCGTTGGCTTCCGACTTGCCCGGCTGCTGCATCAGGCAGGCGCGAAGCTCTGGGTGACAGATATCTACCGTGACCAGCTCACGCGGGCCGTCGACGCCTTTGGCGCCACCGCGGTGGCGCCGGACGAGATTTATGGTCTTGACGTCGACGTCTTCGCGCCATGCGCCATGGGCGCAGTCCTGAATGATCTGACGATCCCGCATCTTCGTGCCCGCATCGTCGCCGGCGCCGCCAACAACCAGCTCTCAGAAGCCCGTCACGGAACAGACCTGATGGAGCGTGACATCCTCTACGCGCCGGACTACGTGATTAACGCTGGGGGTATTATCGATGTCTGGTACGAACGACGCGGACAGTTCGATCGGGATGTCATCGCCCGGCACATCGAGGGCATTGGCGGAACGCTGAGCGAGATTTTCACCCGCGCCCACATCGACGGTCTGCCCACCAATATCGTCGCCGATCAGGTCGCCGAAGAGCGCTTCCGCAAGGCCGGGGCCATGCCCGCGGCCGGCCCCGGTCGCGCCGCGGCAGCGTGA
- a CDS encoding toll/interleukin-1 receptor domain-containing protein gives MANEQHLAQLRAGVDAWNDWREQHPRQILPNLNGANLNGADLSCALLVEADLREAKLVGADLHRAHLSGARLQRAKLDGADLRQAWLYETVFVNVDLSATQGLEACIHRGPSVIDHRTLQQSGRLPLAFLRGCGLPDRLIDYLPSLLDQAIQYYSCFISYSSKDDAFAKRLHADLQNSGVRCWFAPHDLPIGAKTWDAIDAAIRVRDKVLLILSENAIASDWVEDEVSKAFAEEKRRGQVVLFPVRIDEEVKTTSEPWAVKLSDQRHIGDFRKWKDHDAYQQAFERVLRDLKQTPR, from the coding sequence ATGGCGAACGAACAGCACTTGGCCCAGTTGCGCGCGGGGGTGGATGCCTGGAATGACTGGCGGGAACAGCACCCCCGTCAGATACTACCGAACCTCAATGGGGCGAACCTCAATGGGGCGGACCTCAGCTGCGCACTCCTCGTCGAGGCGGACCTCCGCGAGGCGAAGCTCGTCGGGGCGGACCTCCACAGGGCACACCTCTCCGGGGCGCGCCTCCAGAGGGCCAAGCTCGACGGGGCGGACCTCCGCCAGGCGTGGCTTTACGAGACCGTGTTCGTGAACGTCGATCTGAGCGCGACACAAGGCCTGGAAGCTTGCATTCATCGCGGGCCGAGCGTGATCGATCACCGCACCTTGCAGCAATCGGGCCGCCTGCCCTTGGCCTTCCTGCGTGGCTGCGGCCTGCCCGACCGGCTGATTGATTACCTGCCCTCGCTGCTCGACCAGGCGATCCAGTATTACTCCTGCTTCATCAGCTACTCGTCGAAGGACGATGCTTTCGCCAAGCGGCTGCACGCCGACCTGCAGAACAGTGGCGTGCGCTGCTGGTTCGCGCCGCACGACCTGCCGATCGGCGCAAAGACATGGGACGCGATCGACGCCGCCATTCGCGTCCGGGACAAGGTGCTGCTAATCCTCTCCGAAAACGCGATCGCCAGTGATTGGGTCGAGGACGAGGTCAGCAAGGCGTTCGCCGAGGAGAAGCGCCGCGGGCAGGTCGTATTGTTTCCTGTCCGGATCGACGAGGAGGTGAAAACGACCTCCGAGCCGTGGGCGGTGAAGCTCAGCGACCAGCGCCACATCGGCGACTTCCGCAAGTGGAAGGACCACGACGCCTACCAACAGGCGTTCGAGCGGGTCTTGCGCGACCTAAAACAGACGCCGAGGTGA
- a CDS encoding EAL domain-containing protein, translated as MIPVVGIGASAGGLEAASRFLDAMPADSGCALVIILHLDPTRESALAQLLGRRTAMPVVEVADGMAAEPNRVHVIVPDRTLTILDGTLRLSVPAEPRGHRHPIDVFFETLAEECQERAVGIVLSGTGNNGTHGLREIKARGGMTLVQDLASAQFDGMPRSAISAGVADQVLAPEKMPEALLRYVRHRYIATPDGIGTGIPDEPPSMLEAILALTRSRSGHAFGGYKRSTLLRRIHRRMGLSDRETLADYAELLRANPAEIKALAKDLMISVTGFFRDPKAWEALDATVLAPLAAERKPGAEMRFWVPACASGEEAYSLAMLALERAEAAWKQFDVKIFATDPQEDNLRVARDGIYPAAAAEAISPERLRRFFNTLDDSYQIKKELRERVVFAQHNLLSDPPFSRLDLISCRNLLIYLDGQAQGRILALFHFALREGGALFLGNAETIGRNDELFEQVSKKWRLYRRLGPTRHDVLDFPVLGTPVWSHGGEVLAKPDPELSARAADVARRALLERYAPASVLIDQKGRILYFHGPTADYLQQPTGEPTRDVVAMARLGLRARLRSAVRQAIDTAESVTFVVRIHQDDAVRPTSVTVAPLAAPGRPTGLLLMSFEPTPELCSSACALPEDAEDGAASTRALEEELRSTRTELQTTIQQMESANEELKAANEEVTSINEELQSTNEELETSKEEMQSYNEELHTINSELQNKILELETLSDNLDNLLNSTDIATVFLDTDLRINWFSPGSRDLLDLLPSDIGRPIGHFALKFADADLLRDAATVLDKLIRIEAEVRSNVGGWYLRRMLPYRTQDDRIAGVVVTFVDITERKQTADAINEARIYAETIVETIRQPLLVLDSELRIRSANRAFHMLFADSATETENSLLYELGNRQWDIPPLRSLLDTVLRTDAKIDDFSVEHDFPGLGRRIMLLCARRILGDSGRENLILLAIEDVTARIHAEARLKHDAAHDGLTGLPNRREFERHLQRAVLSAKLHGSEHVLCYFDLDQFKLINDTAGHAAGDGLLQQVRGLLAGKFRERDTLARLGGDEFALLLETCTLSEASRIAEIIVATFREWRFVWEGRSFQVGTSAGVVAITARSESAAQVLSQADVACYTAKENGRNRVIVYGAEPSPHHAQIFIASTLKQALEQNRFRLFGQPIVSLAADRSAAQLHYEILIRLLGNEDDVMLPKTFIPAAERFGLMAAIDRWVVATAFRTYAERGRTSAGIAINLSGGSLNTGDFAKFVADQLKVYCMPSDRICFEITETAAIHNLDQTIEFIGEMKALGSRFALDDFGSGFSSFRYLRVLPADYLKIDGSFVEHMADNPQDEAMVAAINELGHTLGIATIAEHAHNGAVVDRLRHLGVDYAQGYAFAAPMPLESLL; from the coding sequence GTGATCCCGGTGGTCGGCATCGGTGCGTCGGCGGGCGGACTGGAAGCGGCGAGCCGCTTTCTCGATGCGATGCCCGCTGATAGCGGGTGTGCCTTGGTCATCATTCTGCACTTAGATCCGACCCGCGAGAGCGCTTTGGCGCAGTTGCTTGGCCGCCGCACGGCCATGCCGGTGGTGGAAGTCGCGGACGGCATGGCCGCCGAGCCCAACCGCGTCCATGTGATCGTCCCCGACCGGACGTTGACGATTCTCGACGGCACGCTGCGCCTCTCCGTACCTGCCGAGCCGCGCGGCCACCGTCACCCGATCGACGTCTTCTTCGAGACCTTGGCGGAGGAATGCCAGGAACGGGCGGTCGGCATCGTCCTCTCCGGAACTGGAAACAACGGAACCCACGGTCTCAGAGAGATCAAGGCGCGAGGCGGCATGACGCTGGTCCAGGATCTGGCAAGCGCACAGTTCGACGGCATGCCGCGCAGCGCGATCTCGGCGGGGGTCGCCGATCAAGTTCTCGCCCCCGAGAAGATGCCGGAGGCGCTGCTGCGCTACGTCCGGCACCGCTACATTGCCACTCCGGATGGGATCGGAACCGGGATACCCGATGAACCTCCTTCCATGCTGGAGGCGATCCTGGCGCTCACGCGGAGCCGGTCGGGTCACGCGTTCGGCGGCTACAAGCGGAGCACGCTGCTCCGCCGCATTCATCGACGCATGGGTCTCAGCGACCGGGAGACGCTGGCCGACTATGCCGAGCTGTTGCGCGCGAACCCGGCTGAGATCAAGGCGCTCGCCAAGGACCTGATGATCAGCGTCACCGGCTTCTTCCGTGACCCCAAGGCGTGGGAGGCGTTGGATGCGACAGTGCTCGCGCCGCTGGCCGCCGAGCGGAAACCAGGTGCGGAGATGCGCTTCTGGGTGCCGGCCTGCGCCTCCGGCGAGGAAGCCTATTCGCTGGCCATGCTGGCGCTCGAGCGGGCCGAGGCGGCGTGGAAGCAGTTCGATGTGAAGATCTTCGCAACGGACCCCCAAGAGGATAATCTGAGAGTTGCGCGCGACGGCATCTATCCCGCGGCCGCCGCCGAGGCGATTTCGCCGGAGCGCCTAAGGCGTTTCTTCAACACGCTCGACGACTCCTACCAGATCAAGAAGGAACTGCGTGAACGAGTGGTGTTCGCTCAGCATAACCTGCTCAGCGATCCGCCGTTTTCGCGCCTCGACCTGATCTCTTGCCGCAACCTGCTGATCTATCTCGACGGGCAGGCGCAGGGGAGGATCCTGGCCCTGTTCCATTTCGCCTTGCGCGAGGGCGGAGCGCTGTTTCTCGGGAACGCGGAAACGATCGGACGGAATGACGAGCTGTTCGAACAAGTCTCGAAGAAGTGGAGGCTCTACCGCCGGCTTGGCCCGACCCGGCACGACGTCCTGGATTTCCCGGTGCTTGGCACACCGGTGTGGTCGCATGGCGGGGAGGTGCTCGCTAAGCCGGACCCGGAGCTGTCCGCTCGGGCCGCCGATGTGGCGCGACGCGCGCTGCTGGAGCGGTATGCCCCGGCCTCGGTGTTGATCGACCAAAAGGGCCGCATCCTGTACTTCCACGGCCCGACGGCTGACTATCTGCAACAGCCGACGGGGGAGCCGACCCGCGACGTGGTGGCGATGGCTCGCTTGGGGCTGCGGGCGCGACTGCGCAGCGCGGTGCGCCAGGCGATCGATACGGCCGAAAGCGTGACTTTCGTGGTGCGCATCCATCAGGATGACGCCGTCCGCCCGACGTCGGTGACGGTCGCGCCATTGGCTGCGCCCGGGCGGCCGACCGGCTTGCTGCTGATGAGCTTCGAGCCGACACCGGAGCTGTGCTCGAGCGCCTGCGCCCTCCCCGAAGACGCTGAGGACGGCGCCGCGAGCACGCGCGCCCTGGAAGAGGAGTTGAGATCGACCCGGACCGAGCTGCAGACCACCATCCAGCAGATGGAGAGCGCGAACGAGGAGCTGAAGGCCGCCAACGAGGAAGTCACCTCGATCAACGAGGAGCTGCAGTCCACCAACGAAGAGCTGGAGACCTCCAAGGAGGAGATGCAATCCTACAACGAGGAGCTGCATACGATCAACAGTGAGCTGCAGAACAAAATTCTGGAACTGGAGACGCTCTCCGACAACCTGGACAATCTGCTGAACAGCACCGACATCGCCACCGTTTTTCTGGACACCGACTTGCGCATCAATTGGTTCTCGCCGGGCAGCCGGGACCTGCTCGATCTCCTGCCCTCCGATATCGGTCGGCCGATCGGGCATTTCGCCTTGAAGTTCGCCGACGCAGACCTGCTGCGCGACGCCGCGACGGTGCTCGACAAGCTGATCCGCATCGAGGCCGAAGTGCGGAGCAACGTCGGCGGGTGGTACCTGCGACGCATGCTCCCCTACCGCACGCAGGACGACCGCATCGCCGGCGTCGTCGTCACCTTCGTCGACATCACCGAGCGCAAGCAGACGGCGGACGCGATCAACGAGGCGCGGATCTATGCCGAAACCATCGTCGAGACCATTCGGCAGCCGCTGTTGGTCCTCGACTCCGAGTTGCGCATCCGATCGGCCAACCGGGCCTTCCATATGCTGTTCGCGGACTCTGCGACCGAGACGGAAAACAGCCTCCTGTACGAGCTCGGAAACCGGCAATGGGACATCCCGCCGCTGCGGTCATTGCTGGACACAGTCCTGCGCACGGACGCGAAGATCGATGACTTTTCGGTCGAACATGACTTCCCGGGACTCGGCCGGCGCATCATGCTGCTCTGCGCCCGCAGGATTCTGGGCGACAGCGGCCGCGAGAATCTGATCCTGCTCGCCATCGAGGATGTCACCGCGCGAATCCACGCCGAGGCGCGACTGAAGCACGACGCCGCCCACGACGGGCTGACCGGCCTGCCCAACCGCCGCGAGTTCGAACGGCACCTCCAGCGGGCTGTGCTTAGCGCCAAGCTGCACGGTTCGGAACACGTGCTCTGCTACTTCGATCTGGACCAGTTCAAGCTCATCAACGACACCGCCGGTCACGCCGCCGGCGACGGGTTGCTGCAGCAGGTACGGGGACTTTTGGCCGGCAAGTTCCGAGAGCGGGATACGCTTGCCCGGCTGGGCGGGGACGAGTTTGCGCTTCTCTTGGAGACTTGCACTCTATCCGAAGCAAGCCGCATTGCCGAGATCATCGTTGCCACCTTTCGGGAGTGGCGCTTCGTTTGGGAAGGCCGCTCCTTTCAGGTCGGCACGAGCGCCGGCGTCGTTGCCATCACCGCCCGATCCGAGAGCGCGGCTCAAGTTTTGAGCCAAGCTGACGTGGCGTGCTACACGGCGAAAGAGAACGGGAGAAACCGAGTAATTGTATACGGCGCCGAGCCTTCACCACATCACGCGCAAATCTTCATCGCCTCGACGTTGAAACAGGCGCTCGAGCAGAACCGCTTCCGCCTATTTGGGCAGCCGATCGTTTCGCTGGCGGCGGACCGCAGTGCAGCACAGCTCCATTACGAGATCCTGATCCGGCTGCTGGGCAATGAAGATGACGTGATGCTCCCGAAAACGTTCATTCCGGCGGCCGAGCGCTTCGGTTTGATGGCTGCTATTGATCGCTGGGTCGTCGCAACAGCGTTCCGCACTTACGCCGAACGTGGCCGCACATCGGCCGGGATTGCGATCAATCTCTCGGGCGGCTCGTTGAACACCGGCGACTTCGCGAAGTTCGTGGCCGACCAGTTGAAGGTGTATTGCATGCCGTCGGACAGGATCTGCTTCGAGATCACCGAGACCGCCGCCATTCACAACCTCGATCAGACGATAGAGTTTATCGGCGAGATGAAGGCGCTGGGCAGCCGCTTCGCTCTGGACGATTTCGGCAGCGGCTTCTCGTCCTTCCGGTACCTGCGAGTCCTGCCTGCCGACTACCTGAAGATCGACGGAAGTTTCGTGGAGCACATGGCCGACAATCCTCAGGACGAAGCCATGGTGGCGGCGATCAACGAGCTCGGCCACACGCTCGGCATCGCTACCATCGCCGAGCACGCGCACAATGGTGCTGTCGTGGACCGCCTGCGGCACCTGGGTGTCGACTACGCGCAGGGCTACGCGTTCGCTGCTCCTATGCCTCTGGAAAGCCTGCTCTAG